The segment GTGACAAAGCTTTGTAATGAGTCTGTATATCTGTCAAACGCCGTTTCATGAGCAGGTGAATCGTATCCTCTGTTCTGTTAACCGGCCGTGACAATGTTGTATTGTTATCTTTTCCCCCTAGACTACAGTAGTGATTGTTCTGCTCGGAATAGGCTAACCAAATGAACAGCTCACTCATTTCAGGCCGTCAAACCTCTGTGTGGAATACACAACGAGGACAATCCAGCAATTTGGCGCAAGAGTCGTTTGAAATAACGACGGGGCGGAGTCGCGTGCATTTGTGTGGGATCACGTTTGACGATCTCCGAGAGCACTTCCACCCCTGTTCAGTGAAATGAATAACCATTCATTTACATTGTTGCCATTTAGCACACGCTTTTATCCGGAGTGATGTACAAGAGCAATTAGGGTGAAGCACCtttctcaagggcacattgacagattctTCACCTAGTCGACTCAGTGATTCGAACCAGCCACcgttcggttactggtccaacgctcttaaccgctaggctaccggCCACCCAATTCACACATCTCAGCTCAACTAAAAAGAAACAAATTGACATATGAGTTAACTTTCATGTTTTTGTTCTTCTACTTTAATAGACAACTCCGCTGTGAAAATGCTGGATTTCGTTTGATATTTCATTGCTCCTGGATATTAGATGCTGAAGTATACATGCTGTGGTGTAGATGTGGTCCATCTTGGTGGTTCAACCAAGTACTGTAAAGCTGTGTCATTAAATAGTGCAATGCTGAACCGTGTCTTCAATTGAAACCCAAGTTGTTTATCTAACTATCCCTACCTGACATATGCATTTCTTATAGAAGGTTTGTTTATCCAGCATGAATGGGGATATTTCTGTGTACTaagtgtggtgttgtgtgtaaAGTGGGCCTACTGTGTTTGTTGAGTATGCTGAGCCAGGTGGGGACTGAGGCCGCAAACAGCAGACATATCAGGGCTGGGAGCTCCGTTATGACTGGGAGGGGCTAGGAGCCAGTTCAACTGCTGCAGGAGCAGTagctgtgtgttaatgtgtgagACTTGGATAGTAGAGTGTGTTGAGGCTTCACGGGAGAAGGGAGAACACACAGCATTTTTATGATCTCAGTGTGATGGTTGACCTGccaggagacagagagattccGGGAACTACTGCTCTGGTGACCGACAGGAAGTAGCTCTAATCCTCCTCCACCTCAGCACTTTGGACACCCTCTCCTCTGTGGATTTTGGTTGGATTCTTCCTCTTTTTTTTTCTGAGCTGTCATGTTTTTTTGGATCTCGTAGAGTCTTTGTTTTAAATTCCAGACCTTCCTAAATGAATGGTGACATTTGGACTTGTTTTGCATCTACAATAAGTGAGGATTGAGAATGGTGCGTTTTAATCTCCTCTCGTCCTGGTATAGCTGGGACCTCCTGCATGTGGATGATATTCCTGAGGGTCTGCCTGAATCAGCCCCTCTCCAGAGCCCAACGCCAACACAATGtccggtgagagagacagacagacccacccccccccacaccgGGTCTCTGTACCTCTGTGCTTGTAGCGTTTCAGTTGATATTAGACAAGAGGCCAGTGTAATGTATGCCAGCTTAAATATAATGCTTAGGCAATGATTGCCGTCGTTTTGATTTGACACAACTTTACAGAGTAACTGCATGAGCAGAATTCTCAATCTGTAACCTTAGCCAAGGGGGAGATTTGTATCTGATTTATTGATCTTTTGGCCATGAGCATGATGGGGAAAACCCCAGCAGGGTAGTGTGTGTGAGATGAACAGTGGCGACTCCAGTCATGCTGGTGGGCCTCTTGTAGGGACACATTTGGAATCACATTCTGACCATTGGCCTGTATTATCAGTGATATCTGGTTTACCAAGTGATGGACAATTTAATCTCTTCCCCTTTTTATGTCTGTGGTTCTTTGTATCCACCATGGCACTGGCTATGGTCATGTGTGTGCAAATGCGTGTTTTGTCTTTTTTCatgtatttgagtgtgtgtgtgtgtgtgtgtgtgtgtgtgtgggtttgtgtccaTGTGGCCAGGAAAGTTAATGTCACACTGTTTTCCAATCGTTAATCAGCCTGCCTGATCATAGGGGCCTCTTTATCGCTGAATAACAACAGACCTGAAAGGCCAGTAGCGTGAGTGGTGGGGCCGCTACTGCGTGACTGTTTAGCTACTTTCAATACAATCCTCCGCCTCTCTGGGATTTTGGCACCTGAAAGACTTTCCCCATCAAAACCAAGGTTAAGACCACAAACGGCAGAGATAAGATAAGGAGCCGACACGAGACTTGATATCATTAACCTGCTTGGAGCTGACTGTGACTGCAGACTGCCGAGGGCCACCAACCCCAGTTCCcagacctgtcagtagtgttgtaggtcagggtcCTCTCTGTTATTAATGGAGGGTGACCGAAAGGTCTACACAGAGGCCAGGTGAAACTCATGTCAACACCATCGTTTGGAGAGGGCTTGGTTAGATAGACAGGGCCACACGGGGATGTTGGTAAAATGGTAAACACCATAGGTAAAATGGGGGGGCTGTTTAGTCAGGTGTTGACTGCTGCTCTTTTGAGTAGACGTGCAAATGGTTCATTTTAAGTAGCCTATGTTGAGAAACACAGGAGATAAATGCTAAAAGAAAGACGGCTACTCCAGTTGATTAGAGATGACCTGAATTTGATGGCTTGTAGTTGATCTGCCATGTTATGAGAAAGTATTTTCTTAGACCTATCTGTGTAGAATAAGTAGGCACACTTTATTTGTTGAAACAGGTACTACAAGGGATTTTCCCCTTCAGGTCAGTACTGGGCATTtgtttccttgttacagtctaccaGGAAAGCGTTGTGGAAAGTTGTGTCTTGACGTGCAAACCAAACCAGTTGATTGAGGAAAACATCAACCTATTGGGTTGGGAACTTTGATTCAAATTAGCGATGTGTCGTTCATGAACGAACAGCTCTATTTTCGGTGAATGTCGGGAATCGAATCCTATCTGTGAAAGAGCCGATCTTTTGGATCCCTGATTTGAATACTGCTTTTTGAGCTCCAGACTAGGGCTGTGACTGGAATTTTGGACGACAGTCATTGGTCAGCCAAGGGACCGAGGTTATCGTTATAATTGTGCGAATagcaaaaataaaaaacattctgATTCACATTTTCTCCTTTCCTTTGCTTTTGACTGCTGCTGCAAGGATGTGGGCATTGCCTAGGCAACCGAAGACTCCTTTGCTACAGCAACATGCTTGTTTTAGCAAGGAGGAACAAGGTTTaattacatttacgtcatttagcagacactcttatccagattAATTTACAGTGCAAATtacggttaagtgccttgctcaagggcacatcgacagatttgtcacctagtcggctcagggatttgaaccagcgacttTTCGGGTTACTAGCCCCAAACTCTTAACCGTtatgctacctgctgccccttcgtcacattgtagagtccatgttgcCGCCAACATTAGTAGTTGTACTGTCCGTGTTAGAGCATACAAATGCCCGCATCcggtcttcagtcagctgttcttcCACACAAAAAAAACGTTTCATTTTTAACGACTATGACCAGGGCATAAAATTCACTTTTTGGTTCACCAGCCACTGTGGCAGGTAGATTTCAAAATATACCAgccactcagatttttttttaccaggtCAAAGATATTTGGCTTTGCCTTATTTacaccaacaaaacaaaaacatggaTGAGCATGCTTTGTTTCTAAAACAATATATGTATTCCTAGTAAGAAGTAATGTGGTATGTTTCATTTCAATTGGCTATTAACCAAAATATCAGATACAAAAATGTGTTCCTGCCCTTTTAATGGCGGAAGGTTACCGTGGTAGCGCGATTTGAGTCATTTTGAGAATGACTCTGACTAGTAGCAGCTTGTCTTCTCTTCCCTAGCAGTTGAAACTCATGCATAGAAAAACAACctagcttgtgaacaaaacaaaacaatgtaaatagccaagaaacacaaggacaaagtctCACTTCAGACTTTCATTTCAGATCTATCAGACCAAATTTTATGCCGGTGTGCAGAGCTTCTAAAACAGAATATTTCACAAGGCTCTTCACGTGCGCACAGTCTGGCGGTGTTGGAGACCGAAGTGGAATAGGATTATATAGGATTCATAGTTCTTTGACTCTGTGCGACGAATTGACCAGCTATGAAACAAAACGGCAGAAACACTTTGAAAACAGCTACTGCAGCGTTTATTTTACTAGAAATGTGATCatacttttttttttcttcacaaatGTGAGTGGAATGCTCTCACTGTGGAGCTATGACCACCTGCCAATGTGGCTGGTGAAATAGACATTTTACCGCCAATGCCAGAATCTATCTGCGTTTGGCAGGTGGAGGGTGTTAATTTTAGCCCTGGTTATGATGGTACGGTAATTATGCCAGCCCTACTCCAGACAACAAAATATTTGTAGATGAGCTATAAAAACATGATCTGAAGATGGTAATTCCTCACTGCAGGAATAACCGGTAGTGAGGAGAGAGCCTCATTCTTTGAACACACAGCGTGTTAAAAATCTAGTTCTTGAATTTGAACACTCGTTTCACGAGCCGACAAAATGGTAGTCAACCTTTTTAGGCTTTACATTAGAAATGTACGGTTTTTCATACCTTTCTTTAATCAAGCACCACTGAATGAAGAGCTGTTTGTGAGCCAAATGAAGGgctctttaaaaacatttttttttaaggtgaacggagccaaaagATGCGTCTCAATTTAAAAACTTGGAATGACCATTCAAACCACAACAGAGCAAGACTTTGTGGTCATTTCACTGTGGTAAAGGCCTAAACTAGAGTTCTCACCAATTCAGTAATACATGTTTTTGTTAGCTCACTCAAtgcctcttttttttcttttctctctctctctccttacaacTGGAGACATTCCCAAATTAACTTGTATGTGACAATCTGCTTTGCTCCCAAAGGCAAAACTCTCCTTGAGTCTGTTTCTATATGCCTGGTACATGCGTCATACCAGTGACCGCCTGAATACATTTCTGTAcagctgtattgtagactaacaCAGTTTTGTTTACATTCAGGAAGCATGGCAGATTTTGAATGATAAAGCTGTCAGTCAGTTTGGAGGGAAGTGCAGTGGTTtaaaaggaaaggaaaggcaCGGGGTGGGGCTCTGTGGGGGATTCCCGAACAGTCAGAACAAGGAAATTGGACATCAGTCGCGGCTCTAAACAAAGGGCCGAAGAGCCACTATGAACAGTTGGCAAGTATTCTGCAGCACCAGGGATCTGTTCTCTTCTACCCTGCAAGCTGTTGCTCTGTCCACGCCCCCTTTATGTAGATAAGTGACACACTCACACTTTTCCAGTagccctgcctcctcttcctttcctcctcaacACAATGGGCCAGGCAGGATCCTCCCGGTTGCTATGACTCCAGGACAGTGGCTGTGTGAAATGCTAGGGCAGGCAGCAGGCTCAGTCAGCACAGCAGGCGTCACCTCTCAGTGTTAGAACAGCGGTACTTGAAGGACTACCACAGGGACACACAAGAGTTCAAAGATGAGTCCTGGGGTGGTGCTCATGGTGTATTCATGGAGATAGAGTGGCTCTTGTGTCCTTCCTATCAAACATCAAAACCGTGGACTCTTTCAACTTGAGCAGGACATCTCAGTTCATAACTTGACTTCAAAAGCGCTTTTCTGATGGGGAACAACTTCTAGTTGTTGCAGCTGTCACTCTCTGGGGCTTTCCCCTCTTAGTCTAAGGGCTCTGgctctgaagtgtgtgtgtgtatcgtgcATGTATGCGGAGAAGGACGAAGAGAGGTTCAACTTGAGAGAACACCGCAGCTGCTTCCGATCCGGTATGGGCTGCAGTCAATGAGTCTCTAACCGAATGATGGTTTTTGTAATCTTTGACATGCCGCTGGTTTCAATGGTGAGTATTATACTACTTCCATTGTGTGAAACGTCAGGGAGTCTTTCCCTTACTGTATCTCTGTTAGAATTAAAGACTTGTACATCTATTTGCCAGTTTAGACAGTAAGTCTTGAAGTCACACTAGGGTATTGCAGTTGTTGGTAGCAAAGGCTAAGCCTACTTCTCTTTGGGTTGGTGGGCATAGTGCCGGGACTTTATTTTGTACCATAATGTATTGAAACTCATTATTTCAGAAATGTCCTGCAAATGACTGATACTGTGTCATTTTTAGTTTTGGTCAAATGTTCGTTATCATGCACTAATCTAAAAACCATGTTTCTAAAACGAGAATCACATTTTTCTCACCTACCATGCTCTGTGTATCTGTTGCCAGAGCATTACCACGCTAAGCTAATAGGAATTTAGCCTCTCTAGTCTAGCCCAATGAGATACTGTCACGAgcacagagtctctctctctgtcggtccaCTTCCTGCACCTGTGTCCTTGTCCTCTTGGCTGAGATCCCCCAGAAATCCCCCTGGTCAGAGCTGGATGAGAGACCACACTGTTTGCTCCACTGAAGCACTTAAATCTAAATATAGTGGATGCTTCAGTCATTTGTTACGCTCGATCTTATCCCACTTTGATACGAAAACAGAGGAGGAAAACTTCCTCCGATATGAAGCAACAGTTTATATGACTTTGGATAGGAGGagagggttgtactgtactacaAAGATTGGTCGAAACGGGGTTCTTGCATGAaagcctttctctctctgagagggagggagggagggagagagggagggagagagggagagagggggggagagagagacccctTTCCATCTGACAGTTTGTTTACCACTGCTCAATGCCAACCAGCCTCTTTTGTGTGCATTCTCACTGCGGAGACCTTATCCTCTGCCTATGATTTGTTAGCCACCCAGAATGACTTGACAGGGAAATAGTTGTGATTGAGAGCAGTGGATAAGAAAGCAGCAGTCAATACCATGGAATTGATGTTCCTTTCTACTctgacataaactgaacacgGGTCAATGGCCTAGCGACTCCCTAGTCCCCACTAGCAGATTACACTGCACggacacactgtctctctctgatggcaaaaaaacaacaactgtatCCTCAGATACTGAGGCCCATGTTTGTTTTGGTTTCCCAGCCGGACAATGCTCGTGAATTGGATTGTATGTATGAGGCGGGAGGGCTTGCTTGCTCGCAGGGTAGCAATAGTGATGGAGCAATGCAGTGGATTGATTCCAGCCATCCGCCGGTTCTTATGGAACAGcgtcttctcccccccccccctctttctttcctctgAGGTAATTAGTGTTCCATCTCAGGAAGTGGCATTCCTTCCCTGTGGTCCTGTTTGTGTCTGAACGACAGTTAGGATGTTAGGATTGCTTTAACAGCTCTCCTGCTGATGTCATcatcactttaaaaaaaatccctctGTTTCCTGTTTATTCTCCTCGTGTATTTGACTTTTTTCCCCTCCCGTCTTTGCTCCTCTCCTTTCGCATGAGTTGCTATACTTCTTACCGCCTCttgtttctctttctgtttcgctttctctcgctcttcaTGGTGACTTCATGTAAACCCGCTCTTAACACGGGTCTCTCCTGGTTCTTGCAGGGTCAGGCACGTCGCAGGAAGAACATAACGGAGTTCCTTGGGGACGCCAGCATCCCGTCTCCGGACTCCCTGACCGCACTGAGCGGCTCTCTGCCCAGTGTGGGGGCTGGACCGGACAGCTGGAAGAACCGCGCCGCCAGCCGCTTCTCTGGCTTCTTTAGCTCCAACACTGGAGCAGGGGCCTTTGGCAAGGTGAGGGGTGAAGGCCTGGTCCGGCCCGTCAGAGGGGAAACCTTATCAGCTAGTAGAGTGAGGGAGGTGGTGTGTTTGTGCGCGCAAAGCGTGTGCGTGGTACGGGGTTCAAAGGCCATATCCACTCAGCTCCCAGTGAGATCACATCCCTCCTCTCCAAAGCCTCTGAATAGGCTCACACAGCAACCTTCCACTCAACAAATACATTAAGTAGTTGTGGTGGAAGTGACCGATAAGAACAAAGGATTAACATGTTTTGAGGAATGTCTATTCAAGACCCTACTGCGATAATAACATTCCACACAcaagaatgggaaaaaaataaGATGCAAAAATACAAAATGGCAATAATCCTTCACTTTTATCTCTTAAGCgaacaaagcacacacacacacacgtacattgtcCGCGCTCCCCTGAGGTCATACACTGCACAGCAGATGTCAGAGGGAGACCGTGTCTGTCACTCACCTGTCAGCTCCCAGGTCATCTCTATTCACCGTGGCCAATGGCCATCATCTTTAACCCTGTCAGTGGCAGGGCTGGGTGGGGGACCGCGGAGACCTGCCCCCTCTCCACAAAGCAAGGGTGAACCAGGGTCAAACAACCAAATCCTGTATCCCCTTCAGGGGACAGGTCCCCAAAGCACAGTTAGCATCTCCCGCCCCCTTACCCAGCTCCTCTATTGTCCAAGTGATCTCAATGCACTGAGCTCATTTTCATACGTACACATAAGGCTGCCCTGGCAGGACAATAGTCTGGGTAGCTGTTAAGATTGAAGAATTCAGTGGACTCTGAGGGTTATGCTTATGCAGGAGGTCAATCTGTTTTCTTTAAGACAATAATAACCTCTATCGTAAGACAGTTAAAGTCACTGTTCCTGCCTCTCCCCTTCCTAAAGTAATACTTGATTATTAATTTTTTTAACCTTTGATTTAATACTGACCTTGTGATTTCCTCTAAAGGTGCTGTACATGTGAATTACGTTCGAATGAAGCAGGAATACTTAATTTGCCCAGGAGCTGTGGTTAATGACACGTATGGGTTTTTCCCCATTCTATTAGGAGGTGGACCGCATGGAGCAGCTCCAGAATAAGCTGCAGTCGTACACTCTGTTTGGCCTTCCCAAGGTTCCTCCTCAGCTCTCCTTCCATCACGACTcctgggaggaggaagaggaggagaccagCTTCACCCTGGAGGACAGCTGGACACAGTTACTCGACAACCATGAGGTACGGTaacgggaacacacacacacgcgaataCAAGCACGCACCAAAACAAACTCACCgaaacacacactcattcactgacatacaaatacctaatacctattttttttttacttaaaaattgcactgttggttagggcctgtaactaagcatttcactgaaaggtctacacctgttgtattcagcgcacgtgacaaatcaaCTTTGATATGATCGCATGCATGTAGCTACTCCCGTATTAAGTCAAAAACTGTTCACAATCCGTTCCTGCTTTGGCCTGACAATCTCCCGCCCATCCAGTCTGGTGTTTCCCAGCAGCAGGGCGGATAACGTTTACAGCCAGCGTTGTACAGCTGTTTATTAAGGTTAATATGGAGTTGTATAAACGTTACCAGATCAATCGTGTCCGTCTCTCTTTCCTGGGCAGAACTCACACCCTTAGAGGATGGGCTCAGGCAAGATAGACCGATGTCTGTGTGTGATAAGATGCTGTGTGATTGGGGATCGGCAGTTCAGTCACACTCCAACTCAATCAGTGTTTGACTGAGCTCAgtcctgatggtgtcatttgTTTTGTGACCAGACATGTAGCAGTAAAGCTGTTACCTCATGAGTCTGTCTCGTGCCGTGTGTTATTAGACATGGCTTATGGCTTTTAccctatgagtgtgtgtgtgtgtgtgttgctactTTTATATGTTCAGACCTGTGTAAGGCTGTTAACTCATGAacgtggaggggggagggagggggggtggtggtggtggtgtgtgtgtgtgtattgtgttcttATGTGTAACTCGTGGATAGGGGAGTGTGTCGTCGTGTGTTCACATGGATGTGTATGAGGCCATTAACTCATGAGTGTGTTTTTGGTTCTGTGTGCTTCCAGACGTTGACCAGACGCCAGTTCCATCAGCAGGAGGCGATCTGGGAGCTCCTGCACACCGAGGCCACCTACATCAAGAAACTACGAGTCATCACTGACGTAAGTGCCCTTTTACAAAGTAATTGCTTCTCTCCCTTACACACGTGTACCTCCTTGATCATTTTTTGGAAGATCAACATAAGCCTCTATGTCAAGTCCAAAGGAACTACTTCAATGAATCCTGCTAAGAGTTTTAGTTTGGTTCGGTGTGCTCTCTGAGTGCCGTTAGTGGCACGTATGCAGCGAGTGTACAAAACGTGCTCTTTCCGTGACCgactgaccaggggaatccaggtgaaagccaggatCTCGTATTGATCTCACTTGagccagtgtagatgaaggggaggcgactgggttaaagaaggatttttttaAAGCCCCGAGTTGTGTTTctgtgccattcagatggtgaatgaGCAAGACCAAAGAgtttaagtgccttttgaacaggatatggtagtaggtgccaggcgcaccggtttgagtgtgtcaggctgcaacgctgctgtgttttcgggctcaacagtttcccgtgtgtatctagAATGGAtcgacatccagccaacttcacacaactgtgggaagaattggagtcaacatgggacagcatccctgtggaacgttttcgaCACCTTGTCGTCCATGCCCCATGACAAATTGAGGCTTTTCTCAGGGCAAAatgggttgcaactcaatattaggaaggtgttcctaatgtattGTACACTCAGAGTAGGTTGGCTATCTCTAGTGCAGTACTTTCCTATCAGATGTCCCATATTGCAACCTGTTCTCCcatgtcctctcttcctccagttGTTCCTGTGTGGGCTGTTGAACCTGCAGGAGAGTGGTCTGCTGACGGAGGTGGAGCCTGCGCGACTCTTCAGTAACATCCAGGACATTGTGCGTCTGCACACGGCCCTGTGGAACCAGGTGATGCTTCCTGCCCTGGAGATGGCCCGGCAGGCCAGAACCCTCCTCAACCCGACAGACCTCCACCACGGCTTCAGGACGATTGGCTCCAGGTTTAAGCCCTACATCCGCTACTGTATGGAGGAGGAGGCCAGTATGGAGTACATGAGGTCACTGCTCAGGGACAACGAGCTCTTCAGGATCTACGTCACGGTGAGTCGCAGTCCGCCTGTCCtcccgatctctctctctctgtctctctctctgtctctctctctctctgtctctctctctctgtctctctctctctctctctctgtctctctctctgtctctctctctctgtctctctctctgtctctctctctctgtgtgtgtctctcactgaTGGTGTCAAGTTAAACAACTGCCCACCAAATACCATTTACTCATCTCACAAATACAGCACAGTCAACCAATATCAGATACCACTGTTACGTTCTACATAGCACTTTTCAGTGTTGTTCATTTAAGTTCCTAGCCACATTTCCTTTAACCTCTAactcctggtctctctctcccctgcgcAGTGGGCTGAGACCCATAAGCAGTGTAACCGGCTGAAGCTGGCTGACATGCTGGCCAAGCCCCACCAGAGACTCACCAAGTATCCCCTACTGCTGAAGGCTGTTCTCAAGAAGACTGACGACTCGTCGTCCCGCGACGCCGTCGGCGGCATGGTGGCGTGGGTGGAGGGCTTCATCAACAGCGTGGACTCCCAGATGCGCCAGCGGGAGGAGCAGCAGAAGCTAGCCGCCATCTCTGGACGCATCGACTCCTACGAAGCAGTGGAGGCGAGCAGCGAGGAGTTGGAGAAGGTGGGCACTCACCACACTCAGGGCTGGCGTGCTGGGTATACCGGTGCAAGTCTACTGCTAGACGAGAATCTCTATAGAATTAGATTTTTAGTCCGGGTTGAAATTGTGTTTCTGCTTGGTGTGtaactcttcttcttcttcttgtctcTCTCCTTAGATCCTGCGTGAGTTTAACCGCTTCGACCTAATGGCTCCTATGAGAGGCACAtcaccagaggagaccagacagcTCCATTTGGAGGCGGCCCTGCGCATGAAGGAGGGCAAAGACAGCAGGGTAAGTGTCTGGCTGGGCTACTTTGTAACTGCTTTTACCTCATTATAACTGTCGCAGGCTGAGAACTACCCATGGTCATTGTGATGGAATATGTCAATGACCAGGGTGATTGGGGAGCAAATTGCTTTCATAGTATTTACTTATTTGATTTAGCCTAGTTTATTGTACTAGAATGATGACAAGTGACCTGAAATTGACCTGGAAGCAATTCCCCATCCTTCCCACAGATGGAGGTGTACTGCTTCCTGTTCACAGACCTGCTGCTCATCACCAAACCAGTGAAGAGGTTAGAGAAGGTCAAGGTGATCAGACAGCCCCTCCTCATCCACAATGTTGTCTGCAAGGAACTCAAGGACCCTGGTGAGTAGCAGCATGCCGCTACATTTAAACCGGGGTTCAgggtatttgttttctttcacatACTTCAGCTGTGCTTAATTAAGCACGTCTGGCACAGTGGAACCACTAGACAAGTCCTGAAAGGGATATTCCTTCCCACCTGGCACTGCAGACAGGCTCACGCAAATGCTTGAGAAACGCGTTTTGATTAGCTGTTCTCTCTTACTATAGGCTCCTTCATTCTCATCTACCTCAATGAGTTCAAGAGCGCGGTGGCAGCCTACACTTTCCAGGCCAACAGCGCCGCCCAGGGGCGAAGCTGGGTTGACGCCATCTGCAACGTTCAGAACCAGCTCCAGAGAATGCGGACTGAGGAGGTTCTCAGGCAGCAGGTCACCCTACAGCGCCGTCTAtgcggagaggaagaggaggaggaaaacaaGAGCAGCAACTCCACTTCCAGCTCCCCCTGCATGAGGAACAAAGATCAGCAGGGACCAAGGTACAAACCCAAACAACGACTGAGACATCGTAGAGCTTCATTCTTCTATAAGGACACTGTAGATGTTGATCGGATCTGTGCAAAGATTATTTAATGTAAACATGATCATTTATTGTTAGTGTTTTATATTACTAGAACCATTCTCATCAGTCTAACATTTTGGTCTCTTTCTCTTCCAGTCATTCGGATTGCTCCACAGAGACCCTGTCAGTCATGGACATAGGAGAGGATTCAGGGGAGCACCAAAACCCCTCAGCCACAAGCATAGACTCAGGAGGACCCTTAGAGAAGAGCCTAGACTCGGGCACAGTTACCCCACCTACTGGGCCTGAGCCCCTGCACTGCAACCCTGCCAGCCCCCAGGACAATCTCGCCGACCGGGACCCTGAGCCAGAGCAGGAGGGCGttatggagggaggggaggttgaGCTGGAGCCTCAGTGTCGCTCTCTGTCCATGGACAGTGCCTACGGTACCCTCTCCCCAGAGTCCCTACTGAGAGAGCTAGACCTGCAGACACGACCAGGCCAGAGCaagggagaggagactgaagaggagggagggatagagggacacgaggtgggggtggaggtggaaATGGAGAGCGAAAAGGTGGTAATGAAACTGATGGATGAGGAagtggagaaggaagaggaggattcAACCTCTGTTCGTTCCCAGC is part of the Oncorhynchus masou masou isolate Uvic2021 chromosome 33, UVic_Omas_1.1, whole genome shotgun sequence genome and harbors:
- the LOC135528381 gene encoding pleckstrin homology domain-containing family G member 5-like isoform X3, whose product is MVPSKWTMNSVLQHKSPQRSWLGLRLRLNEKPVQEEDWVVCQHPECPDRRQASKVCHHPECLDLNNKRPLHLCESCDSRCHPEDTENMHFDRHPRFDLQTQGSILARNVSTRSCPPRTSPPSDLEEEDEGANDRGERKAGGLKLVKKKPRRRHTDDPSKECFSLKFDLNVDIDTEIVPAVKKKTLREVLGPVFERKGIELSRVDLFLDQSNTPLSLNFEAYRFGGHYLKVKARPGDELKVEQGVKDLRSLSLPNMKPSLGEQSPYILTLCSERVEHGSLGRKESNVDLLGQARRRKNITEFLGDASIPSPDSLTALSGSLPSVGAGPDSWKNRAASRFSGFFSSNTGAGAFGKEVDRMEQLQNKLQSYTLFGLPKVPPQLSFHHDSWEEEEEETSFTLEDSWTQLLDNHETLTRRQFHQQEAIWELLHTEATYIKKLRVITDLFLCGLLNLQESGLLTEVEPARLFSNIQDIVRLHTALWNQVMLPALEMARQARTLLNPTDLHHGFRTIGSRFKPYIRYCMEEEASMEYMRSLLRDNELFRIYVTWAETHKQCNRLKLADMLAKPHQRLTKYPLLLKAVLKKTDDSSSRDAVGGMVAWVEGFINSVDSQMRQREEQQKLAAISGRIDSYEAVEASSEELEKILREFNRFDLMAPMRGTSPEETRQLHLEAALRMKEGKDSRMEVYCFLFTDLLLITKPVKRLEKVKVIRQPLLIHNVVCKELKDPGSFILIYLNEFKSAVAAYTFQANSAAQGRSWVDAICNVQNQLQRMRTEEVLRQQVTLQRRLCGEEEEEENKSSNSTSSSPCMRNKDQQGPSHSDCSTETLSVMDIGEDSGEHQNPSATSIDSGGPLEKSLDSGTVTPPTGPEPLHCNPASPQDNLADRDPEPEQEGVMEGGEVELEPQCRSLSMDSAYGTLSPESLLRELDLQTRPGQSKGEETEEEGGIEGHEVGVEVEMESEKVVMKLMDEEVEKEEEDSTSVRSQLSVVQSLKPRRRPPVTARLRCLQSLNIKSLSEDNLLRRFRDSAPVSRIQTHSLTAQDQSEHRSERAECLVHSKSLSAQDLTGLFKTDQDSEPEYEDFLSMSMPSGKLCDTLRKAEARQVQRALAAAEACEGSNSQADCSSSDGETVVAPSGGHGGKCSESFTAGCPEKQSSPKRRKTHQHKKLTLAQLYRIRTTLVLNSTLTASEV